The region ATCGAGGAAGCAGCGAAGGCGGTAgagagcggtgctgccgatgcTGTTGTGTTCGGCACTAAGGCTCTTGCAAACCCTGACCTGGTTGCACGGGCGgtcgctggtgcgccgctgaACAAGCCTGATCCTGCGACGTTCTACACTAATGGCGAGGCAGGCTACAACGACTACCCGTTCATGGAGCGCTCTCCTTGCCTGCCCGCTTCCCCGTCGggggcgcaggaggcgccACCACAGTAATAGGGGGGCTTCGGCTCACATGAAGCACAATTTTTCACGGCGGCCACTACGTGGCACATATGAGAAGAGATCCATGGGTGGATGGAtgggtgggtgagtgggtgtgcgtgtgtgtggggggggggcggttGTCTGGCGATGTGCCAAGGAAGGCTGTACACTGACGGGAGTGGGTTTTCGGACGCTTTCGGTGTCCTTCCGCAGCAAACGGGAGAAAAGCGAGCAACAGTGGCGAAGAACCCGCGGTCGTCCTCGTCTGGcggctctttctctctttctctctttcctgtCTGACCACACCATACCACACCaccgccctccttctttctttctctcgcgcgcctcttcctctctcgtttGCCTGTGACCGGCAATATCTCccgttgtgcgcgcgcatgtggGGAGTAGGCGTACATCTGATGGCTCTCCTCGAAACGCAAGAAGAAAACGAACGGtcagcgcagcaggcggcaaGAGACCGGTCAAGCTGGCCGTCGTGAGGTGCCAAAGACGAGCATTCCATGTGTTGTCCTATCCCGGCAGCATCGCACTCtctgtgctggtgctgcgccttTTCCATCGCCAACCTTCTTCCCATGCTGCAGGTTCTCGCCATGGGGCTTCGCTCGTAGGGGCGCCGGCTCCTGGCAGATGCAAAGAAGGTCACACGCGTCGCTGAAGCAATCAGAGACCTAAACtcgtttttcgttttcgatGGACAAActcagccgccgctgtcgagaGGGACgaccgccacgcacacatggATGTCTACGTGCACCCCTCGCCGACTGGATTCCCTTCGTGATGCCTTTTAAGATGACGATGTCCGTTGGCCATGCGCCTGCTCGCTTCAGGCGGTGATGACGCGCATCACTATTGAGGCCAGACGTGCTTCTCGTAGACTTTTACATCAACGTATTTTCTTTGTGgccctcctcttttctttttttctgtgtgctgcccccccttctcccccgaGGATGGCCTGCTTCTCCAGCGCGCGGTATGTCAGGGCCCATCACCGACACTCTGCGAGGAAGCAAGGCAGCCCGCTGCCTGCTCTCCGGTACGGCAGCGGGCTTTTGGTGTCGGCGCACAGATCTGGGCTGGCGTTGCGCGGAAGTGCCTTGCAATCGCGACCTCGTTTTGGGGCCAGCTCACTACGTCTCGTGCCGACGCTTTAACAGGTGTACGCGTGCACCTGCTGTTTTTCTGCGTccggtgcgctgcggtgctgtTGAGCATGGTCCTGGACGTGGTCTGCGCTGTCTGCAGTGACATAGCACTGAGCTGAGTGACGCCAAGCGGTGCTGGCTGGCTAGCTTTCCTGACGAGTCTTCGATGGAAGCCTGTATTCCACCAGAGACTGCTTTCACCCCGACAGGCGCTTGATCTTCCGGGGTCTCAGCCTTTCGGCTCAACAAGAGGTGAGAAGCGTCACGGGAATACGGAAAGAAAACGGCGTTCACGGACGCGTGGCGCAGAGACACGggaaagcaaaagaaaacaaTGAAGGGCCGCTTAGGGTAATGATGAGCTGATGAGGGAAGCTTAAACCGGCCGCCGCAAGCACGTCATTGGCGCACATGCATGTGCCCGTATAGGCGTGCTTATCAATCCTTGCTTGCgcgtttttctctctgttgcTGTCTCTGAATGCTTCGCTCTTGTCTCCGCGCGACAGCGTGCTCTGCTCTGCCGCTCGCTTCCTTTCTCGAAATAGGATTGTGGAGTGGGCGTCACAGGAAGCAAATACTTGCCAGAAGCCGCGATCCTTACAGGGCAAAGCAGACAATGAGGGCCGGGGGAGGTACGacacagcgacgacgacgaccccacgcccctccccatcctcctcctttcgTTCGCTCACGTGCCGCAGGGGATCAGAAGAAGTCGTGGCGAAGAAGCCCTACGAGAGAAACGAGTGAAAACCAGAAGGTCGACGCGGTCGTGGTCGTATCATagcacagctgcgcacggTGCACATCCTCTTCGTGAGATTGTCGCGTTTGCCTGCGGAGGCCCTACTGTCCTCCGCACccttcacacacacgtgcttgACGCTCTTCTCTGTTTATCGTTCCGGTTGTACTTCTGATGTACAGCTCTGCGCTTCTCATCTGTTCCGCTGGCTTGCGCATGCACGGAAAGGCAGACGTGCGACTGGCGAACGCCGATGCACGAGATTTCTGCGTAAAGGGTAACGAGACGTGTACGCCTTCTTAGAGCGAAAGGAAAACATAGAGTGAGAAGACACGCACGTCTACACGTGTAGGTGGGAAtgctcttcccccccccgcactcgctgtttttttttttttcgccgataccacaaagacacacagacacgcgaTTCCTTTAAACTTGCGTGATGCCGATTCGGGGGTCCATCAGCCGCGTCAGCTTGCCTCGCTGCTCATCGCTCTCACTCTATCTCGCGTTCGACCTTGCTCCGCTGCGGTCGTGTGCACtggcagcgcggctgcagctccatACTGCGTTACGCATAGGGCGACGCCGCCTTTAGCCAAACGTTCGGCTCCACCTTTctcgccttctctttctACGTTGTCCTGCACTTCACGGGAATGGAACAACGCTCGGCGGTCGTGGCTTCTGGACAATTCGGGTCAAGAACACGACGAGACATTATCTCACCGTCACGCCAACGATACTGCCACTAGATCGCCGTacgcacccacccaccgaGCGTCCTCCTTACCACCACTTGACCATCACCCACTGCGACACCACCGACTCATTGCTCTACCCGCTCGCGCTCTCGCCCCTCGTCCTCGTTTCCATTTTTCTGTCGTCTCCCCGttctcccttcttctttgccacacaaacacacacacacacacacagggagaACGATAGTCACACCGAAGGCCGCAGCGCGTAAATCTATACATATCCGTCTTCTTCGTCATTGAGTTTATCatttctctcctccctttttttttcgagcGCGTGCTTGCGACGTGTCTGGTGGTTCTCTTCTCTCCAACTATCTTGCCCTTCCCCCAAGACCTCTCCGCCAGTCCCCAGCCCATCATACCGCCCCTATCGCCCGTTGCGAATCCTGTCTCGGACGCGTAGAAGGGCCCCCGAccgaagaggagaaggccaAGAACGAAATAGAGAACGAGGGACAGAAGCAGGCCAGCGTCAGCGGTCGTGGAGTGCATCGTGCGCCGACGTGTCTGATtccttccttctctgccCCGCACGCGCTTGATGGAGGTTGGCATCCTCAGCAGCGTCCTCCGGTGTTGTCTTTTGTGAGTCTCTTTCTTGTTCTCTCTGGTCGCTTCTCCCTCCTGTGCACGCcctgtcgctgtcgccgttgcgctggtcgcttctcttttctctccgtcCTCCGTAGtacctcccccctctcttcgcccATCTTCATTGACCTgacctccctctctcattCTCTCCACATCTCCCTTTCCTCACCTCCCTGTCATCCCGCccactccccttcccctcatCCGTTACTCGCCCACATTGTACGAGCTGTCGGGCGtccctctcctgctcctgcgccgGATCTCGCACGGTGAAGGCTGGCACGTGCATCGCgctccttttcttccttgGTGTTGTTCTTGCTGTTTGCACTGTGTTGCTGTCTGCATTCATtgctggcgcggctgcgcgcaccacgcgacgacgcgcacgcacgtacaaGCGGCGGCACAAAAAGAGAACAGCCGAAGGTGGACCAGAACCGTATCAAATACGTCAACGCGTTGAGCTtattctctccctctccacgcTTTTGCACTGCAACAACGTCGCCGTTTCCACCGCCCGCTCTCCGACAACAAGCCCGCGTTACGTGTCTCTATCGTTGAGTGCTtcactgccgctgttgccagATCCTGTCCAACACGCGCTGTTCGTACctctttcgctttcttttcttcttctATTGCATTTTCTCTCGCCGTCTGTGCGCATCTTGATCAGCCCATCGCGGCTGGACTGTCTGAGTTCCGTGGCCGCACcatcgctgccaccaccgcccccctccccctcctttcgcttcgtttgtgtgctgtgtgtgttttgtgtgtctTGTCTCACCGCCATTGACATCATCGACGTCTGCGCTTCTAAAGACCGAAAAGAGTGCCATcgccgacacgcgcacgtcgaCCCGCTCGCATCCCTTTTCCTGTtggcgcaccttctccgctTACAGCTCAGATACGGTTGAACAGAGCTCGACTCACGTACACGCCTGCGGAATTTGTGTGTCCTTCCTCACGCTCTACCGTTGCACCCATGTCATCCGCAGGAAACCACCCCGTGTACACGCACCTTTTCCGGCCGTGCCGCGTGGGCCGGCCGACCATGAAGAACCGCATGATCATGTCGCCGCTgacgcggtgccgcgccgaTGACAACCACGTGCCGACTGCCATCATGACGGAATACTACGGCTCTCGCGCCTCGATGGGGATGATTATCACGGAGGCTATTATGGTTCAGTGCAACTACTCCGGCTTCGCGTATGAGCCCGGCCTGTACTCGGCGGAGCAGGTGGAAGCGTGGCGCGCCATCACGGAGGCCGTCCACGCACGTGGTGGGCTGATCGCGGCTCAGATTTACCACGCAGGCCGCGCCACTACACCGGCCAACCTCACATCGGACGGCTTGGTGCCGATAGGTCCGTCCGCGATGGGTATTCCACCGGAGGCTCAGCAGTGCATTGCGCAGTGGAGCCGCGACGGCAAGGCACAGGCCTACCCGCAGCGCATCCATGCCATGACGTCGGCCGAGATCGGCGCCGCGGTGAAGTTCTTCACCCGCGCAGCTCGCAACGCAATGGCTGCCGGCTTTGACGCGGTGGAAATccacgccggcggtggcTACCTGCTGGACTCTTTCCTGCGGGATGCCGCAAACCTGCGCACGGACGAGTACGGTGGCAGCATGGAGAACCGGTCTCGCTTTCTCCTGGAGGTGGTCGACGCCGTTGCAGCGGCGATCCAGCCGGATCGCGTTGGCGTGCGTCTGACGCCGCTGGACACATTCAATGGCGCAAAGGACAGCCACCCCGAGGCGCTCACCACGTACGTGTGCCAGCAGCTCGACGCTCGCGGCATTGCATTTGTCGACATCGTCCGTGGGGACTCGAGGGCCAATGTGCCGGGGAACGCAGAGGTGTGGGTGCGCCGCTCCTTCAGCGGCGCTGTTCTGGCGGGTCAGGGGTACACATCGACGGACATGGCGGAGCAGGCGATCGCGGACGGCACCGTCGACGCCGTGCTGTTTGGCGAGCAAGCTGTCTCGAATCCGGACCTCGTCTGGCGAGTGCTCACAAATGCCCCGTTCAACCGCGCCGATAAGTCGACCTTCTTTACCCGGGGCAGCAAGGGGTACATTGACTATCCCGTCTGCGAGCCGCACAGCTTCTCCGATCCGCGTGTTGTGGCCGGCATGAAGACCCGCTCTGGAGGGGACAGCAGCCGTCGCTTGTCGTGCCAGTGCTCCACCTCCATGACGATGCCGGCAAAGGAGCGTCCATACTTTGCGGTAtcacagccgctgctgctcggcgcgaCGACAATGAAGAACCGTCTTGTCATGGGCCCCATGCCTCGCCAGCGGTGCgatgcgcagcagtgccCGACCGCCATGATGGAAGCCTACTATGCACGCCGCTCCAGTTACGGTCTGATTATCAGCGAGCCGTGCGAGGTACAACCCAGTTACAACACGTACGTTCGGGGTGCGGCCATCTCGACGAAGGCACAGGTGCAGGCCTGGCGCAAGATCACGGATGCCGTGCATCAGGAGGGGGGCCTCATGTACTgccagctgcaccacggAGGTCGGGCAACGCTGCCGTGCAACATTACCAACGGCAAAGAGAAGCGGGCTGTGGGCCCCACGACGCAGGGCATCTCGGCCGACTACCGCTGCCcggccgccttcgccgcggACGGAAAAGATCAGCCATATCCCGCCGAGGTGGTGAGGCTGAGTGCGGAGAAGCTCAAGTGGATTGTGAAGCTGTACGTAGCGGCGGCAAAGAACGCGATGGTGGCCGGCTTTGACGGCGTCGAGATCCACGCCGGTGGAGGCTACCTGATCGATCAGTTCCTGCGCAAGTGCAGCAACACCCGCGACGACGACTACGGCGGCTCGCCTGCGGGCCGCTGTCGATTGCTGGATGAAATTGTGGACGCAGTGGCCGCGGTCATTGGTCGGCGGCGGGTCGGCGTACGCGTATCCCCAACGGATCTCTCCAAGGGGATGAAGGACACCGATCAAGACGTGGTGGCAGAAACTGTTGCGACGCACATGGCGGAGCGCAAGATCGCTTACATTACCGTGGCGAGCGGCAGTGACGGTTACTACCACGGGCCAGTGCCTGCCTGCATCCTGAAGAAGGTCCTGCAATGCTTCGGCGGTGTTGTCATGTGCGACGACAACACCAGCCTGGCCGAGGCAGAGAAGCGTGTGGTGGCGGATGCCGTGCAGGGTGTGTGCATCACACTGGGTGCAATCGCTAACCCGGACATCATGAACCGAGCCATCCACGGCGTTGCGCCCGCCGAGCCGGACATGCACACTCTCTTCACGCATAACAGCGACGGCTACGACTCGTACCCGACGTATGCGGAGATACGGAAGGAGGCGCGGGCGGAGCAAGCGCGCCAGTCAGCGGTGAACAGATCCCACTACTCCCCTCCGATGTTGAACCGCAGCACCCCTGTTGCGATGAACAATAATAAGAGCCTCAAAGCCCCTTTTGTGCACTGATCACAGCGCGGCCACGTCGACCAGCCGAGGAACCCAGCCAACCCCCTCTGCTCAAGGCACCGAGGgcaggcgcgcctgcacTCCTGGCCCGTACGGCCACCGCGGAGTCCGACACGTCTCTCAGGTTTAGGTGTATGGTGACAGTTGCGCGAGTCGACGCGAGTGCGTGGCGCTTCGGCAGTGCCGAGGTAAACCGTCGACGCGGCACGACGCAGTGCAGACGAAGCCGAAGACACAATAAACGAAGTCTTGCGATGCTGCGCTCTCCGTCTACTGTGTTGAAGCACTCGCCTACCTTCACACCCTCCTTGACCCACACATACGTGGACATGCACTATGTACGCGGACGTTCACCAAACGGatgcccttctccccctgTATagctctcttcctccctgcCTATCGCTCGatcttccgctgctgccttttctctttctgcaATGTATGTGCATGTTGTTGTAACAATACTGGTCGGCGTGTATATTGGCAGCTGTGCTGCGTGCGTCTCCTCCTGTCGCCTCGCGgcatcctttttttttagttTAGCTTGTCACGTCCATCATTCTAGCCTCGCTTCGCTTGTTGTATTTCTGAATCTCCGCGTTTCTGTTCGGCTGCAAGGGGTTTcgccgctccttctctctatttctgtctctctctttttctctgtctGCCCACCCGCACCTCTTTAACATGTAAACGtgtacacacgcatatacGCACACGTCATCtcgcttcgttttttttttttttcgttttctcctGAACTTTTTTCGGTGTGTGCTCGGctgccccttctccccctctcatGCGGGCGCTCCGTGTCGGTTCCGTTTGCACGCCTTGCTCCCCTCGTGCAGGTGTCACGAGAGGCGAGCGTGGTTCGGTGTATGGGTCGACATGCGCGACGTGTGGTGTGTTTTGAGTGAagaacgcgcgcgcgtgcgtgcgtgcaccgGCGTGCTTGTttgctttctttctctctcgccgatTGCTGTTCTTTGTCTAtgcagcgtcggcgccatGTAGCGCAACACACCGCGTACACAGCGCGGACGGAGGTCGATGCGCCGttggcgcgcacgcgcatacatGCATAACGGCTCCTTTTCCCTCACACCGCGTCTTCTCTGCTCCGCACTGACACCGCCCTCCGCGACTGATGCGActgcctcctcttctttgGTTTTCTCCTGAGAATCAACAAAATCACAGAAGCGAGCGCAGCGAAAAGAAGGCTGTCACCGggggtggtgtgtgtgtgggtgtgggtgggaggagggggcggatCTGCAGCAGCTACTGCCTATGCGAGTGGGTATCGGACTCCTCGTGGGACCGTAGACGTGCTTGCATACGCCGCCACACATTTGAGCACTTCATCGACATTTCGTGCCCTTCTGAGCATTTTTCTCTTGTTTCCGCTTCCAtctttatgtgtgtgtctcttctCTGTCGTTTTTCTattccgcctcctcgcccatGTCTCATTCCTCCATCTATTCCGCACGTCATGCCCCGCCAGCATCGGATGAGCGGTATGCCAGACAGATGCCATGGGCTCGCCCCTCTCCACCTTCATGTCAagaggaaaacgaaagaaagcGCTGCCGGCCACGGCGCacgggagggaaggggagagaaggctGCGCTCTCCTTTCGCATTCTTTTTGGTGGGTCCTCCCCGCTTTAACGGTGCGCCGCGTGTGTGGCGACTCTTCACATCTACCCacatcctctctctctttttctcaaaaaacacacacacacacctgcactCCCTACCTCCTGCGGATTCTGGTTGCTCGCTTTTCTCTTGTCGTTTTAGCCCTGCTGCCCAGTTGTGTGTCGTTGTGTTTTGCGGGCTCGTGTCTCCTCGccacacgtgtgtgcttgaATGTGGCGCCTGCACGCACGTACATGTACATagttttgtgcgtgtgtgcgccgctcccttcttccctccccctaagcatatacatatatacatatatatattattATGCGTACTATGATTTTGTTCCTCGCATCTGACCCCCTTGCCCGCTGGAGCCGCCTGACCATCTCCCGTCCCCTCCCGCTCTATGGGATAACCCGCTGCTTGTGACGCACCGCGCCTTGTGCCTCGCCGACGAAGTAGCGCCTcgactcttttttttttcacggCTTGTGCCGTTTTCGTTGTTGCTTGCGCGTATGCGGCGGTCTCTCTGCCAGTGAGCGTTGCGTCAAGctctctgtctgcctgtctgGGCGTGtctgccttctcctccagcgcggGCTTCTCTTTTCGGATCGGTTTTGGCGGGCAGGTTGCAGTGCTTCTGCGCTCTCGgtacccccttccccccttgAGCACTTTTTTTTGCAAAATGCTCATCATTGTGAAtcgctcacgcacgcacgcttgCATCCGCTGTTGCCCGTTCAGGACATGCGGCCCGCGCCTCGTCAGCTTCCGTGTTTCACTGCTTCCTAGCGTTTCTTTTCCTtggcgccccccccccccgcctcccccacAACCGACTCAACGGTCAGTGAGGACGCGCCAAAAACAGAGAGCACGGCAGtggcccacacacacgcacacacagacggaGACAGAGGCGAATGCgaaaaaaacaagagagacAAGAAGCAAGATGGCAGGCGACACACTCCCTCCCTGTCACACGGATACGGTGACGGCATAGgcgtcggaggaggaggaggggtagGAGGCACATAAACAGGTGCCCAGGCAGAaacaggggaggggggcaccACCAACAACcacagcaaagaaaagagcgtCCAGCCGTCGTTGCGGAGGAAATACGTACGAAAACCCACCGACGAAGTGGTTCTCTCAGGTGCCCTcttgtgcgggtgtgcgtgctcggCATGCTACGCGTGCTTCGCAGCACAGGAGGCCTCTCCTTGCTTTATCGCTTCCCTTGCGGTCCAATCTCAGCGTGGCCTTGGCTGCGCTTCTTCGTGTGCGCTCGCTCGTGTCTGCGTGCTGAAGCCGTCTGGCATTTTTCAGCTGTGTCTCCCAATGTGGCGGGGCGCGCCCCgcactctctctcacacacgcTTCACGAAGCGAATGCGAGTAAGATGCGTGGCGGGTTCCTTGTTTTGGCTTTGGGCAGGCGAGAAAGCAGACTCGGATAGCGGGTAAGGCGTCATGCGCACATGCGGGAGAACGCATATCAGTACATATgcgcatacatacatatgGACACACCAAGAACAGGGAAGGCGTGTGGACGGCATGAGCGCGAAaaggtgggggtgggggacgCGATAAAGAGGCGCAAGGCGTCCCCTCCGGCACACGCCTGCCGCGAAAATGGGAAGCAAGCGGAAAGCAAGACGCCGCCATTGTCTGTGCTTTCTGCCTGTATCCGGCAGAGGCACCCACAAGCGCACGCTCCGTGCATCGGAGGAGCACGGCACACAGCGGCGGGAAGAGAGTTGCCGTGCTCCCTTCGATGCGGAGCTGATGCGTATTGCTGTGGTGCCGGCGTGCTTCCCCCCTTCGATGGTGATTCCTCCCCGCGTGCGCCGAGACGATACCGTTTTCTGAAGCAGAGCGCTAAGGATGAGAGAATGGGCACATGCTCGCACGCAAGTCGGTCCCCTCGCCAACTTTTCCCTTTCTGtactcccccctcccccagcTATACTGACCATCCCggcctttttgttttccgtgCTCTTCCACTCTCTCCCAGCATCCATCGCCGACGTGCACCTCCGCACCCGCTCACAACGTGCAAGTGCCGACGCCCGCCGCGCTCTCGAGTGTGACGCTGCGGAGAGGCAAAATCATAGCATACGCGCAGGTAGAGAAGAGactcttccctctccctccacacacaaaaacgaTAATCAAAACGTGAaggcgtacacgcacacacatccttctctctctcgtcga is a window of Leishmania donovani BPK282A1 complete genome, chromosome 12 DNA encoding:
- a CDS encoding n-ethylmaleimide reductase-like protein; the encoded protein is MSSAGNHPVYTHLFRPCRVGRPTMKNRMIMSPLTRCRADDNHVPTAIMTEYYGSRASMGMIITEAIMVQCNYSGFAYEPGLYSAEQVEAWRAITEAVHARGGLIAAQIYHAGRATTPANLTSDGLVPIGPSAMGIPPEAQQCIAQWSRDGKAQAYPQRIHAMTSAEIGAAVKFFTRAARNAMAAGFDAVEIHAGGGYLLDSFLRDAANLRTDEYGGSMENRSRFLLEVVDAVAAAIQPDRVGVRLTPLDTFNGAKDSHPEALTTYVCQQLDARGIAFVDIVRGDSRANVPGNAEVWVRRSFSGAVLAGQGYTSTDMAEQAIADGTVDAVLFGEQAVSNPDLVWRVLTNAPFNRADKSTFFTRGSKGYIDYPVCEPHSFSDPRVVAGMKTRSGGDSSRRLSCQCSTSMTMPAKERPYFAVSQPLLLGATTMKNRLVMGPMPRQRCDAQQCPTAMMEAYYARRSSYGLIISEPCEVQPSYNTYVRGAAISTKAQVQAWRKITDAVHQEGGLMYCQLHHGGRATLPCNITNGKEKRAVGPTTQGISADYRCPAAFAADGKDQPYPAEVVRLSAEKLKWIVKLYVAAAKNAMVAGFDGVEIHAGGGYLIDQFLRKCSNTRDDDYGGSPAGRCRLLDEIVDAVAAVIGRRRVGVRVSPTDLSKGMKDTDQDVVAETVATHMAERKIAYITVASGSDGYYHGPVPACILKKVLQCFGGVVMCDDNTSLAEAEKRVVADAVQGVCITLGAIANPDIMNRAIHGVAPAEPDMHTLFTHNSDGYDSYPTYAEIRKEARAEQARQSAVNRSHYSPPMLNRSTPVAMNNNKSLKAPFVH